In the Thalassoglobus sp. JC818 genome, one interval contains:
- a CDS encoding YifB family Mg chelatase-like AAA ATPase — translation MLAKLLTYSIFGIDARAVEVEVDISPASLPKTILVGLAEAAVKESTHRIERALANSGYSRPVDRVVINLSPADFPKEASSFDLPIALGMLAASAQLQSEQLEDYCVVGELALDGSVRKIRGTLSMALQARESGKRGLIVPVENSQEAAVVEGVEIIPVSSLAEAVGFLTGQLQIDPMQFSWDHAVDEFGQYPVDYSDVKGQELAKRAVTVACAGRHHLLMIGSPGTGKTLLARRLATVMPSLSPEESLETTRIYSAVGRLDDGQALLLQRPFRSPHHTISQAGLVGGGSTPTPGEISLAHHGVLFLDELPEFNRNTLEVMRQPLEENRVTISRAIGSMTFPANLMLVAAMNPCPCGYRGDPKRQCNCTPIQIERYLSRISGPLLDRIDIHIEVPPVPFRELSDSQSGTDSQEMKEAVEHAREIQRRRFQGSEAMLNGTMSPRELRKHCKLAPAAEELLKMAMEEMGLSARAHDKILRVGRTIADLDSSSLIDAHHLTEAINYRTLDRNYWTQ, via the coding sequence ATGCTCGCGAAGTTGTTGACCTATTCGATTTTTGGAATCGATGCGCGAGCCGTCGAAGTTGAAGTCGATATCTCACCCGCTTCGCTTCCCAAAACAATTCTAGTCGGTCTGGCCGAAGCAGCGGTCAAGGAGAGCACACATCGAATCGAGAGAGCTCTCGCCAACAGCGGGTACTCCCGACCGGTCGACCGAGTTGTGATCAACTTGTCCCCTGCCGACTTTCCGAAGGAAGCTTCGTCGTTCGACCTTCCGATCGCATTGGGCATGCTCGCTGCGAGTGCTCAACTTCAGTCTGAACAACTGGAAGATTACTGCGTCGTCGGAGAACTCGCGCTCGACGGTTCTGTTCGAAAGATTCGCGGAACTCTTTCGATGGCGTTGCAAGCGAGAGAAAGTGGCAAACGGGGATTGATTGTCCCGGTCGAAAACTCTCAGGAAGCAGCGGTTGTCGAAGGTGTTGAGATCATCCCGGTCAGTTCCCTCGCGGAGGCTGTCGGATTTTTGACGGGCCAGCTGCAGATCGATCCAATGCAGTTTTCGTGGGATCATGCCGTCGATGAGTTCGGTCAATATCCCGTGGACTACTCCGATGTGAAAGGTCAGGAACTCGCCAAACGTGCGGTCACGGTCGCCTGTGCAGGACGTCATCACCTGTTGATGATCGGCTCGCCCGGTACCGGAAAGACTTTACTTGCTCGAAGACTGGCAACGGTGATGCCGTCACTTTCCCCGGAAGAGAGTCTTGAAACGACCCGCATTTACAGTGCTGTCGGACGGCTCGACGACGGTCAGGCGCTACTTCTTCAACGGCCGTTTCGATCTCCGCACCATACCATCAGTCAGGCAGGTCTTGTCGGGGGAGGAAGCACTCCAACTCCCGGAGAAATCAGCCTGGCACACCATGGAGTTCTCTTTCTCGATGAGCTTCCGGAATTCAATCGAAACACACTCGAAGTGATGCGGCAACCGCTCGAAGAGAACCGCGTCACAATTTCGCGTGCCATCGGAAGTATGACTTTCCCGGCAAACTTAATGCTCGTGGCAGCGATGAATCCTTGCCCTTGCGGATACCGAGGCGATCCAAAACGTCAATGCAACTGCACCCCGATTCAAATTGAACGGTATCTCTCACGAATCAGTGGTCCGTTGCTGGACCGGATCGATATTCACATCGAAGTTCCTCCCGTTCCGTTTCGTGAATTGTCGGACAGCCAATCCGGAACCGACAGTCAGGAAATGAAAGAGGCAGTCGAACACGCTAGAGAGATTCAACGACGCCGCTTCCAAGGCAGTGAAGCCATGTTGAACGGAACGATGTCGCCGCGCGAACTTCGCAAGCACTGCAAACTCGCCCCGGCTGCTGAAGAACTCTTGAAAATGGCGATGGAAGAAATGGGACTCTCCGCGAGAGCTCACGACAAAATCCTGCGCGTGGGACGCACCATCGCCGATCTCGATTCTTCCAGCCTCATTGATGCACACCACTTGACCGAAGCCATTAACTACCGAACTCTTGACCGAAACTATTGGACGCAGTGA
- a CDS encoding ThiF family adenylyltransferase has protein sequence MDRYQKQILFHGVGEEGQKRLLKSRVTVIGCGALGSVIAQTLVRAGVGYLRIVDRDFVDLSNLQRQVLYDEQDVQQRLPKAVAAQSKLKQINSEIEIEAIVADVHCGNVLELVKDADLILDGTDNFEIRFLINDASIESSIPWIHAGCVGSHGQIMTILPGETACLRCLMPEIPDPGSSETCDTAGVLASAIQVVASLQVVDAIKYLTGQADQISRSLTIVDVWDGSLRKLDTSQLNQAKTCPCCSGNDRVWLRGDRGSHSTVLCGRNAVQFTPSTEMRLAFSELEKRLASQGSVRNNSFLLIFKPSSSDHELTIFQNGRAIISGTEDLVEARAIYTRYIGQ, from the coding sequence ATGGATCGCTATCAAAAACAGATTTTATTCCACGGAGTCGGAGAGGAAGGCCAAAAACGGCTGCTAAAGAGTCGCGTCACTGTCATCGGTTGCGGGGCTCTTGGTTCGGTGATTGCCCAAACACTGGTGCGTGCTGGCGTGGGGTATCTGAGAATTGTCGATCGTGATTTCGTCGACCTGTCCAACCTTCAACGGCAGGTCCTCTACGACGAACAAGATGTTCAGCAACGACTCCCGAAAGCTGTTGCTGCGCAGAGCAAACTCAAACAGATCAACAGCGAAATTGAAATCGAAGCGATCGTCGCTGACGTTCATTGCGGGAACGTTCTCGAATTAGTCAAGGATGCAGACCTCATCCTCGACGGGACGGACAATTTCGAGATTCGATTTCTGATCAATGATGCGTCGATTGAGTCATCGATCCCATGGATTCACGCTGGATGCGTCGGAAGCCATGGACAAATCATGACCATTCTGCCCGGTGAAACAGCCTGTTTGCGATGTTTGATGCCCGAGATTCCCGATCCCGGATCGTCTGAAACCTGCGACACCGCAGGAGTGCTGGCATCGGCCATTCAAGTGGTTGCGTCGCTGCAGGTTGTTGACGCGATCAAATATCTGACCGGACAGGCCGACCAGATTTCGCGTTCCTTAACGATCGTCGACGTCTGGGATGGGTCTCTTCGCAAACTCGACACGAGCCAATTGAATCAAGCGAAAACTTGCCCCTGCTGTTCCGGAAACGATCGCGTCTGGCTTCGAGGAGACCGCGGCTCACACTCAACAGTATTGTGCGGACGCAATGCAGTTCAGTTCACACCGTCGACAGAAATGAGGCTCGCGTTCTCCGAACTTGAGAAGCGACTCGCCAGTCAAGGATCGGTGCGGAACAACTCTTTCCTCTTGATTTTCAAGCCCAGTAGTTCTGACCATGAATTGACGATCTTCCAAAACGGACGAGCGATCATCAGTGGAACCGAAGACCTGGTAGAAGCCCGAGCGATCTATACGCGTTACATTGGTCAGTAA
- a CDS encoding DUF6702 family protein, with protein MISRFWIWGVVVSCGLGLVNQADAHPFHSSHAEMEWNDQSACFEVSVRVASVDLEKVLRKRTDRLFRMEEPAAVETIFDYVRENFEVTSGEKKLEFQPVGIENEVRHTWIFFELKPAAGRHHLRVENKILIEMHDQVNSVTISQPGKKQTFNFTAETDQKRLLWDAEAKQYRWETEASESE; from the coding sequence ATGATCAGCCGCTTCTGGATTTGGGGAGTCGTTGTTTCGTGCGGGCTGGGCTTGGTGAATCAGGCTGATGCGCATCCGTTTCATTCCAGCCACGCCGAGATGGAATGGAATGATCAGTCAGCCTGTTTCGAGGTTTCGGTTCGAGTCGCGTCCGTTGATCTGGAGAAAGTTCTACGCAAGCGGACGGATCGACTTTTTCGAATGGAAGAACCCGCCGCAGTGGAGACAATCTTTGATTACGTGAGAGAAAACTTCGAAGTCACGTCCGGCGAAAAGAAGCTTGAGTTTCAACCTGTTGGAATTGAGAACGAAGTTCGTCACACATGGATTTTTTTCGAACTAAAGCCAGCTGCAGGACGGCATCATCTGCGTGTTGAAAACAAGATCCTGATCGAGATGCATGATCAGGTGAATTCAGTGACGATCTCACAACCCGGCAAAAAGCAGACGTTCAATTTCACAGCTGAAACTGATCAGAAAAGACTGCTTTGGGACGCCGAAGCCAAACAGTATCGCTGGGAAACAGAAGCTTCCGAAAGCGAATGA
- a CDS encoding M1 family metallopeptidase, which yields MMRFCACVLTALLLFVLTSNCESQVTNRKYNQVDSFRQLDEVLPTPTETRLGSGAPGPEYWQQRANYIIDVQLDDEKKTITGAEEVTYYNYSPHPLSYLWMQLDANIFSPDSDASLSATAPALNRLSTEALQRIRARETFDGTMTITELVDAQGQELDHHIVKTMMRIDLPQPLAPKESVTFVVRWNYEMNNSDLIGGRTGYEFFEKDQNNIYEVAHWYPRLVAYTDYTGWQHKQFLGRGEFTLELGDFLIRITVPDDHVVAASGVLQNSADVLTEKQRERLEKAKTAKSPVFIVTPDEAKENEKSKPEGQKTWIFKADNVRDVAFASSRKFIWDAMHHSVDGHSVMAMSYYPNEAEPLWSKYSTQSIIHTLDVYSRYTFSYPYPVAISVNGPVYGMEYPMICFNGPRPEEDGTYSERTKYGLISVIIHEVGHNYFPMIVNSDERQWTWMDEGINTFLQYLTEQEWEDDYPSRRGVPELIVPYMRSHNQVPIMTNSESILEFGSNAYAKPATALTILRETVLGRELFDFAFKEYAQRWKFKRPTPSDFFRTMEDASGVDLDWFWRGWFYTTDHTDIAITDVHLFTLESPDPDVTKPLKQKERDEKPESISDQRNKDLPKRADRYPILKDFYNDFDDLDITEADRKAYQRFLNSLDDDERELLEERRNFYVFDFENLGGLVMPILLKIEFEDESSQELRIPAEIWRRNNQRVSKMFITDKTIESITIDPQLETADTDTDNNYWPRRIRKSRFQLFKESKSKNPMQKAADAEKDDDDKEEEEE from the coding sequence ATGATGCGATTTTGTGCCTGCGTGCTGACGGCGTTGCTCCTGTTCGTTTTGACGAGCAACTGCGAATCTCAAGTCACGAATCGGAAGTACAATCAGGTCGATTCATTTCGGCAGCTTGATGAAGTTCTGCCAACTCCTACAGAGACCCGCCTCGGATCGGGAGCACCTGGACCGGAGTACTGGCAACAGCGAGCGAATTACATCATCGACGTTCAGCTGGATGATGAGAAGAAAACCATCACCGGTGCCGAAGAGGTCACCTACTACAACTATTCGCCGCATCCACTCTCTTACTTATGGATGCAGCTCGACGCGAACATCTTCTCTCCGGATTCCGATGCCTCGCTTTCAGCGACCGCTCCAGCACTGAATCGACTCTCAACAGAAGCTCTTCAACGCATCCGCGCCAGAGAAACGTTCGATGGCACAATGACGATCACGGAACTTGTGGATGCTCAGGGACAGGAACTCGATCATCACATCGTGAAAACGATGATGCGCATCGATCTTCCTCAACCTCTCGCTCCAAAGGAGTCAGTGACGTTTGTGGTTCGCTGGAACTACGAGATGAACAACAGCGACCTCATCGGAGGTCGCACCGGATACGAGTTTTTTGAGAAGGATCAAAACAACATCTACGAAGTTGCTCACTGGTATCCACGTCTCGTCGCTTACACGGATTACACCGGCTGGCAGCACAAGCAGTTTTTGGGGCGCGGAGAATTCACACTCGAACTCGGCGACTTCCTCATCAGGATTACCGTGCCTGATGACCACGTCGTGGCAGCTTCGGGCGTGCTTCAGAACTCGGCGGATGTGCTCACTGAGAAACAGCGAGAACGTTTGGAAAAAGCCAAGACAGCGAAGTCGCCGGTCTTCATCGTCACTCCTGATGAAGCCAAGGAGAACGAGAAGTCCAAGCCTGAAGGGCAGAAGACCTGGATCTTTAAAGCAGACAACGTCCGCGATGTTGCTTTCGCCTCGTCCCGGAAGTTTATCTGGGACGCCATGCATCACAGCGTGGACGGGCATTCCGTGATGGCGATGTCGTATTACCCCAACGAAGCTGAACCGTTGTGGAGCAAGTACTCTACGCAGTCAATCATTCACACTCTTGATGTCTATTCCCGGTACACCTTTTCCTATCCCTATCCGGTGGCGATCTCCGTCAACGGTCCGGTGTACGGGATGGAATATCCGATGATCTGCTTCAACGGTCCTCGTCCTGAAGAAGACGGAACGTATTCAGAGCGAACGAAGTATGGTTTGATCTCGGTCATCATTCACGAAGTCGGGCACAATTACTTCCCAATGATCGTCAACAGCGATGAACGACAATGGACTTGGATGGACGAAGGCATCAACACCTTTCTGCAGTATCTCACAGAACAGGAATGGGAGGATGACTACCCGTCACGTCGTGGGGTTCCTGAGTTAATCGTGCCATATATGCGAAGTCATAACCAGGTGCCGATTATGACGAACTCAGAGTCGATTCTTGAGTTCGGAAGCAATGCCTACGCAAAGCCAGCGACGGCACTCACGATTCTTCGCGAAACAGTCCTCGGACGTGAACTCTTCGACTTCGCGTTCAAAGAATACGCCCAACGTTGGAAGTTCAAGCGACCGACCCCTTCGGATTTCTTCCGAACAATGGAAGACGCTTCCGGGGTAGATCTCGACTGGTTTTGGCGAGGTTGGTTCTACACGACTGACCATACTGATATCGCCATCACCGACGTTCACCTCTTTACGCTCGAATCACCCGATCCTGACGTCACAAAACCGTTGAAGCAGAAAGAACGGGACGAAAAACCGGAATCCATTTCAGATCAGCGAAACAAAGACCTCCCCAAGCGGGCTGATCGATATCCGATACTCAAGGACTTCTATAACGACTTTGATGATCTGGACATTACCGAAGCGGACCGCAAAGCTTATCAACGATTTCTAAACTCGCTCGATGACGATGAGCGTGAACTTCTCGAAGAACGCCGGAACTTTTACGTGTTCGACTTCGAGAATCTCGGAGGGCTTGTCATGCCGATTCTACTGAAGATTGAGTTCGAAGACGAATCGTCTCAGGAGTTACGGATTCCGGCTGAAATCTGGCGGCGGAACAATCAACGCGTCTCGAAGATGTTCATCACCGACAAAACGATTGAGTCGATCACAATCGACCCACAATTGGAAACTGCTGACACCGATACGGACAACAACTACTGGCCGCGACGCATCAGGAAGTCTCGGTTCCAACTCTTCAAAGAGAGCAAGAGTAAGAATCCGATGCAGAAAGCTGCAGATGCCGAAAAGGACGACGACGACAAAGAGGAGGAAGAGGAATGA
- a CDS encoding DUF2007 domain-containing protein, which translates to MSEDSLVPIFTTTNIAQAEVIRAALEGEGIRCEIENEHQGGFTGVTAVRLFVLQKDSERAVQFIDVHSDGDETIDPA; encoded by the coding sequence ATGTCCGAAGACTCACTCGTCCCTATTTTTACAACCACCAATATCGCACAAGCGGAAGTGATTCGCGCAGCACTGGAGGGAGAAGGGATTCGGTGTGAAATCGAGAATGAGCATCAGGGCGGTTTCACCGGAGTCACGGCTGTTCGCCTGTTCGTTCTACAAAAAGACTCAGAACGCGCCGTTCAGTTTATCGATGTTCATTCTGACGGAGACGAAACGATTGATCCTGCCTGA